One region of Gossypium raimondii isolate GPD5lz chromosome 6, ASM2569854v1, whole genome shotgun sequence genomic DNA includes:
- the LOC105772126 gene encoding uncharacterized protein LOC105772126 produces MDMKNENESASVSENENESESVSENKNESENEIENESVSESESESEIENKSVSENESVSVSVSESESKNEIENESVSESESENESVSENESHDKSVQQIQHPFHRQHPLVLVAEKSNEGLKAHCDGCGELLSAPCFTCIHCNYHLHKQCAEAPPSLPNHPLHPRHSDEGFFLQQRPDLDDDLVYGCALCKEKRNMFFYECNRCYFSIDIKCAQLSSSFKFSQLSKHDIHKHPLTFIESPMAIDVLKRLNCCWCHEPLTDATYFCSDCQSFIIHKKCLDELPTEINHPSHHIHPLFLHYSDRNHFCNLCQKEHFGAFYGCSLCHFNINLECALLRSTVEDKSRHQHPLTLFWRQDSFICDACGTEGNYISYTCSTCCTTVHKKCISLPRIIKFSRHDHCIFHKYFLQTQELTRQYCKICFKEVRLERGSYSCGKLGYNYAVHVNCVLEDDELYEVIEDEKQCEELYEKYMQSSIIRVIEVNEAGEAAKIEHLSHQHCLVLADKMEEEIDRKCDGYMLPISNIFYYCSECLFFLHKTCAELPRIKQHWFHQSNATLNFDSFKQCGFCYRDCSGLFYKIGEIWDMCIRCAKVADIIESKGHQHFLFFNFKCNNECNGCGETKWDGAFRCGKCRFALDFRCLTLPHSALHKIDEHKLKLTYHDDKEQSYCDICEQYRDPSLWYYSCSICDASAHIECVLGQFPFVKDGSIVASHSYYNHHHALKFFRKVEGFPECSCCGKFCQEEILKCEKSTCNYIVHYKYECRWGD; encoded by the coding sequence ATGGATATGAAGAACGAGAATGAGAGTGCAAGTGTGAGTGAGAATGAGAATGAGAGTGAAAGTGTGAGTGAGAATAAGAATGAGAGTGAGAATGAGATtgagaatgagagtgtgagtGAGAGTGAGAGTGAGAGTGAGATTGAGAATAAGAGTGTGAGtgagaatgagagtgtgagtGTGAGTGTGAGTGAGAGTGAAAGTAAGAATGAGATtgagaatgagagtgtgagtGAGAGTGAGAGcgagaatgagagtgtgagtGAGAATGAGAGTCACGACAAGTCGGTGCAACAAATTCAGCATCCTTTTCATCGACAACATCCCTTGGTGTTAGTGGCGGAGAAAAGCAATGAAGGTCTCAAAGCTCACTGCGATGGATGTGGGGAACTGCTTTCAGCTCCATGCTTCACTTGTATTCATTGCAATTATCACCTTCACAAGCAATGTGCAGAGGCACCCCCTTCACTTCCTAATCACCCTCTCCATCCCCGGCACTCAGACGAAGGTTTTTTTCTTCAACAAAGGCCAGACCTTGATGATGACCTGGTATATGGTTGTGCATTATGCAAGGAAAAACGTAACatgtttttttatgaatgtAATAGGTGTTATTTTTCCATTGACATCAAATGTGCTCAATTATCTTCTTCATTTAAGTTTAGCCAACTGTCCAAACATGACATCCACAAACATCCATTGACCTTCATAGAAAGTCCCATGGCCATAGATGTACTCAAAAGATTGAACTGCTGCTGGTGTCATGAACCATTGACAGATGCTACATATTTTTGTTCTGATTGTCAATCATTCATCATTCACAAGAAATGCCTTGATGAGTTACCCACTGAAATCAATCACCCTTCCCACCACATACACCCTCTTTTCCTTCATTATAGTGATCGCAACCATTTTTGCAACCTATGCCAAAAGGAACATTTTGGAGCTTTTTATGGCTGTTCTCTTTGCCATTTTAACATCAATCTTGAATGTGCTTTGCTGAGGTCCACTGTTGAAGACAAAAGCCGTCATCAACACCCACTCACCTTATTTTGGAGACAAGACTCATTCATTTGTGATGCATGTGGCACTGAAGGAAATTACATTTCTTACACATGTTCTACATGTTGCACCACAGTCCATAAGAAATGCATTTCACTCCCACGCATTATCAAATTTTCTCGACATGATCATTGcatttttcacaaatatttTCTTCAAACACAAGAGCTTACAAGGCAATATTGCAAGATTTGTTTCAAAGAAGTGAGACTAGAGCGTGGAAGTTACTCTTGTGGGAAGCTAGGTTACAATTACGCTGTCCATGTGAATTGTGTATTAGAGGATGATGAGTTGTACGAGGTAATTGAGGACGAAAAGCAATGTGAGGAgctttatgaaaaatatatgcaGTCTTCCATCATTCGTGTTATTGAGGTGAATGAAGCTGGGGAAGCTGCAAAGATTGAACATTTGAGTCATCAACATTGCTTGGTGTTAGCAGACAAGATGGAGGaggaaattgatagaaaatgtGATGGGTACATGCTAcctatttcaaatattttctattattgttCAGAatgccttttttttcttcataaaactTGTGCTGAATTGCCAAGAATCAAGCAACATTGGTTTCATCAAAGCAATGCCACCCTCAATTTCGACAGCTTCAAGCAATGTGGCTTTTGCTATCGAGATTGTAGTGGTTTGTTCTACAAAATTGGAGAAATTTGGGACATGTGCATAAGGTGTGCTAAAGTTGCTGATATCATTGAAAGTAAAGGACACCAacactttctcttttttaatttcaaatgcaATAATGAATGTAATGGTTGTGGCGAGACGAAATGGGATGGTGCATTCAGATGTGGAAAGTGCAGATTTGCTTTGGATTTTAGATGCTTAACATTACCACATTCAGCTCTTCACAAAATTGATGAACACAAGCTAAAGCTTACTTATCATGATGATAAGGAGCAAAGTTATTGTGATATTTGTGAGCAATATAGAGATCCAAGCCTTTGGTATTATTCTTGTTCAATCTGTGATGCTTCGGCTCATATCGAATGTGTTCTTGGACAATTTCCATTTGTAAAGGATGGGAGCATAGTGGCTTCTCATAGTTACTACAATCATCATCATGCTCTTAAATTTTTTAGGAAGGTCGAGGGCTTCCCTGAATGCTCTTGTTGTGGAAAGTTTTGCCAAGAAGAAATTCTCAAGTGTGAAAAGTCTACATGCAACTATATTGTCCACTACAAATACGAATGCCGTTGGGGTGACTAA